A stretch of the Leguminivora glycinivorella isolate SPB_JAAS2020 chromosome 2, LegGlyc_1.1, whole genome shotgun sequence genome encodes the following:
- the LOC125241423 gene encoding synaptic vesicle glycoprotein 2C-like yields the protein MEEQGEIKERVRRAPFETALHHAGYGCFQWMLLLSCGAVYAVCALSTTTLSFVLPAAECDFQLKSKDKGSLTATPLIGMCVGSYFWGNLADARGRKKAIIGALLLDALAAFISSVVQSYPAFLACRFFSGFGIIGATGLIFPYFGDFLSLRHRDVMLCRLEVFWTLGCILLPCIAWVIIQDPRFIWAYSESFKFNQWRVFVAACGIPSLLVVLLLLPFPESPRFLLYVNQPERALQVLQKIFVVNTRMNSKDFPVESMISAGEGDEEEEIVTADNNGNETKAALTWKQRWQNFWIRKKMLTTQPYIGLLILCCFVDFGLMFSYYTLMMWFPDLFERFSQFTAANPDVPAGVCEVSANISHIEAVDGNCQQTVASQVYQHTLVVALSCVPVALGVGVFINMIGKKVMLVLMLMSSGLAVLGMSLVRSALENLILSCVFESIVSCTEAVLFCVICEIFPTKVAATAMAVAVMCGRVGAIVGNVVFGALVDQHCVVPIYIFGALLISSGLLCIILPKSTRPERPQ from the exons GTTACGGCTGTTTCCAATGGATGCTGCTGCTGTCATGCGGCGCAGTATACGCCGTATGCGCGCTCAGCACCACAACACTCAGCTTCGTGCTGCCGGCGGCAGAATGTGACTTCCAGCTCAAGTCCAAAGACAAGGGCAGCCTCACAGCCACGCCACTCATAG GAATGTGCGTGGGCTCCTACTTCTGGGGCAACCTGGCGGATGCCCGGGGGCGCAAGAAGGCCATCATCGGAGCCCTGTTGCTGGACGCGCTGGCTGCCTTCATCTCCAGCGTGGTCCAGAGTTACCCCGCCTTCCTGGCCTGCAG GTTTTTCTCCGGGTTCGGAATCATCGGCGCCACAGGCCTCATCTTCCCCTACTTCGGGGATTTCCTGTCTCTACGGCATCGGGACGTCATGCTGTGCAGACTTGAGGTTTTCTGGACGCTTGGATGTATACTCCTGCCAT GCATAGCCTGGGTCATCATCCAAGACCCGCGCTTCATCTGGGCATACTCCGAGAGCTTCAAGTTCAACCAGTGGCGGGTCTTCGTGGCCGCCTGCGGTATCCCGAGTCTGCTGGTGGTGCTGCTGCTGCTGCCCTTCCCGGAGAGTCCCAGGTTCCTGCTGTATGTGAACCAGCCGGAGAGGGCGCTGCAGGTGCTGCAGAAGATCTTTGTGGTCAATACTAGGATGAACTCTAAGGATTTCCCG GTGGAATCCATGATAAGCGCTGGCGAAGGCGACGAAGAGGAAGAGATCGTGACAGCAGATAACAACGGCAATGAGACCAAAGCAGCTCTGACCTGGAAGCAGCGCTGGCAGAACTTCTGGATCCGCAAGAAGATGCTCACCACCCAGCCCTACATTGGCCTGCTTATCTTATGCTGCTTTGTGGATTTTGGGCTTATGTTCAG TTACTACACCCTGATGATGTGGTTCCCGGACCTCTTCGAGCGGTTCAGCCAGTTCACAGCTGCCAACCCTGACGTCCCCGCTGGCGTCTGTGAGGTGTCCGCCAATATTTCACATATTGAG GCAGTAGACGGTAACTGTCAGCAGACGGTCGCATCCCAAGTATACCAGCACACATTGGTGGTCGCGCTGAGTTGCGTGCCCGTAGCACTGGGCGTGGGTGTCTTTATCAACATGATTGGGAAGAAAGTGATGCTTG TTCTGATGTTAATGAGCTCAGGCCTAGCTGTCCTGGGTATGAGCTTGGTGCGCTCCGCGCTAGAGAACTTGATCCTCTCATGTGTCTTCGAGTCTATCGTCAGCTGCACAGAGGCTGTTCTCTTCTGTGTCATTTGTGAGATCTTCCCCACTAAAGTTGC AGCAACAGCAATGGCGGTGGCAGTGATGTGCGGTCGAGTCGGGGCCATAGTCGGTAATGTGGTGTTTGGGGCACTAGTGGATCAGCATTGCGTCGTGCCTATATATATCTTCGGGGCATTACTTATAT CGAGCGGACTACTCTGCATCATACTTCCAAAGAGTACACGGCCAGAGCGGCCGCAGTAA